AGAGCACCGCCATCAAGACCAGGGAGACGAAGAACATCAGGAAGTTGCCGGTCATGTTCGGCAGCATCTGCAGCAGCTGCTGGATGAGCGTGACGTCCGAGATCGACCGGCTCACCACCTGTCCGGTGCGCAGTTCGTCCTGGTAGCCGCCGCCTAGTCGCAGCAGGGAGGCGAGCGCGTCGTTGCGCAGGTCGTACTGCACGCCGAGCGAGAGCCGCCCGGAGCAGTAGCGGCGCAGGAAGCTCGCGGCGAACCGCACTGCGCCCAGCCCTGCCAGGAGCAGCAGCCACGGCGCCATCCGCAGCGAACGGTCGCCGACACCGTCGACGATGTGACGGAGCACCAGGGGCAACACCGAGGTGGCCACGGCCGCCACCAGCGCCGAGCCGTACGCCGTGACGACATCGGCGCGGTGCCTGAGACAGTAGCCGCCGAGCCGACGCAGCCAGCCTCCATCCGGCCGCCGGGCGACACCGTCCCCGAGGGTGCTCTGGTCGGAACCGATCACGGTCGCGGTCACGAAGCGGCACCCACGATCTGCTTGTGCCGTTCGCGCATCAAGCGCTCACCTTGTCGCGGGTCACGTCGTGGATCCGGTTGGCCGGGCGGGGCAGGCCGTAGCGGTCGCGCAGCGTGGTGCCCTCGTACTCCGTGCGGAACAGGCCGCGTTCCTGCAGGATCGGGACCACCTTGTCCACGAACGCCTCGAGGCCTGATGGGATGACGGCCGGCATGACGTTGAAGCCGTCGGCGGCGCCGTTCTCGAAGTAGTGCTGGATGGTGTTGGCGACCTGCACCGGCGTGCCGGTGAAAGTGCGGTGGCCGCGACCGCCGCCGAGGCGGGCGATCAGCTGGCGCACCGTCAGGTTCTCCCGCGTGGCCAGGTCGACGATTAGGGTGTAGCGGCTCTTGGCCTCCTCGATGTCGTCCTCCTTGGGCAGCAGGTCCAGCGGCAGCGGCTGGTCGAGGTCGAGCGAGTCGGGATCGAGGTTGAAGCGGGCCGCGAGGTTGCGCTTCTGGTGTTCCGGGTTGATCAGACGCTCGAGCTGGTCCTCAAGGTCCCGGGCCTCGCCCTCGGTGTCGCCGATCACCGGGACGATGCCGGGCAGGATCTTGATGCTCTCCGAGTCGCGTCCATGGGCGGCGGCACGGGCCTTCAGGTCGGCGTAGAAGGTCTGTGAGTCCTCCAGCGTCTGCTGGGCGGTGAAGACCGCCTCGGCCCATTTCGCCGCGAATTCCTTGCCATCCTCGGAAGAGCCTGCCTGGACCAGCAGTGGCCAGCCCTGGGGCGGGCGGGGTGAGTTCAGCGGGCCGTCCACGCGGAAGAACCGGCCGCGGTGGTTGATCGGGCGGACCTTGTCCCGCAAGGTGTGCACGCCGGACTCCTTGTCCGCGATCGTCGCGTCGTCGGCCCAGCTGTCCCACAGCTTGGTGGCCACGTCGACGAATTCGTCGGCCCGCTCGTACCGCTCCTTGTGCAGCGGCACTTCGTCGAGGCCGAAGTTGCGCGCGGCGTCGGCTCCGGCGGTGGTCACGAT
This genomic window from Actinospica robiniae DSM 44927 contains:
- a CDS encoding LLM class flavin-dependent oxidoreductase; translated protein: MGTAKTTKKLHLNAFLMDTGHHEASWRLPESDPYAIWDVAYYQRLAQTAERGRLDSIFFADSPVQGHDPSRRPPGKLEPTVLLTAIACATEHIGLIATASTSYNEPFNLARRFASVDIASKGRVGWNIVTTAGADAARNFGLDEVPLHKERYERADEFVDVATKLWDSWADDATIADKESGVHTLRDKVRPINHRGRFFRVDGPLNSPRPPQGWPLLVQAGSSEDGKEFAAKWAEAVFTAQQTLEDSQTFYADLKARAAAHGRDSESIKILPGIVPVIGDTEGEARDLEDQLERLINPEHQKRNLAARFNLDPDSLDLDQPLPLDLLPKEDDIEEAKSRYTLIVDLATRENLTVRQLIARLGGGRGHRTFTGTPVQVANTIQHYFENGAADGFNVMPAVIPSGLEAFVDKVVPILQERGLFRTEYEGTTLRDRYGLPRPANRIHDVTRDKVSA